One part of the Spirochaeta lutea genome encodes these proteins:
- a CDS encoding efflux RND transporter permease subunit, producing the protein MSIPSLSVKHPVTAAMVFSGFFILGLLSLTRIGQELFPDVEFPTIVAVTVSPGVGPREVEAQISIPIEGAVAGLSGVESISSTSLDSASQVVVGFASGTDLTLAVTEVREALTAVEGQFPEGTERPQLFRFSANQLPSLRLNLYTKTPGINIRSLAEDAIVPQLERIPGVAQVSLFGGKEEAVLVELDLDSLNKLAIPVTQVMQVFQGENVSLPGGTIRLDDQTIILRTTGEFLSLNDIGNVLVGTAGNSPVFLSDIASITLGYKPQEEYLNTGGYEGLRLNIQKQSGYNTVQVNEAVLEKLDDLKKNLPPSIEIEIQEDQAVQVRASIGGVADSAWQGGLLAILVLLFFLRNIRSTIIISMVIPVSVIATFSLIDFGGMTLNITSLLGITLAIGMFVDNAIVVLESIYRKQLQGLSPHDAAIEGAEEVSQAITASTLTSMAVFLPMLFVEGLAGALFQDLSLTISFSLAVSLIAALGMIPVLCSRFLHVGKVSLTQRQKAEGEHHELSLADVEVISKNRIITALSGTIQKILQWLDAGYERLISTAIRNPGWVFGSALVLLGLSLGSIFLLGMEFLPEADEGSFQVTIETRVGSPHDFTAGKVASIEQIIRAEAGEYIETMASRVGEGGSHFGAISVKLLDKDKRPVDIWELTNAINRRVSEEVMDIKHSIEILGMASLAGMASGTGNTPIAMELSGDSIDAMYDYGSRIVGAMEKIPGIRSPRLDYSLGKPELQFKIRRREAVSLGLNPLQIAGTIRTAYNGYTATTFTADGQDYDVLLLLREADRNDVERIREITFYNQAGSAIPLENVVELVEDQGPVSIQRKDRVRVISAVAGTTGERPLNRITEDVEQAIADLGPPPVGVSLSIEGASAEMTSSFESLFFALILAVMLVYMVMASQFESLVKPIIVMFSVPFAIIGLTAALLITNTTFNILSFTGAILLVGIVVNNAIVLLDYMSVLQQRGVPLEQAIIQGGRTRLKPILMTTTTTILGLFPMSLGFGIGSELRAPMARAVVGGLTTSTLITLVLIPTIYWLVEARIKPWIRRHSNHPIQEGDNP; encoded by the coding sequence GTGAGTATTCCCAGTTTATCCGTTAAGCATCCGGTTACTGCTGCAATGGTATTCTCGGGGTTTTTTATCCTGGGACTTCTCTCGTTAACAAGGATCGGCCAGGAGCTGTTTCCCGATGTGGAATTTCCCACCATTGTTGCTGTTACGGTAAGTCCGGGTGTGGGTCCCCGGGAGGTTGAGGCTCAGATCAGCATTCCCATAGAGGGTGCTGTGGCGGGTCTCAGCGGAGTGGAATCCATATCGTCTACCAGCCTGGATAGCGCCAGCCAGGTGGTGGTGGGCTTCGCCAGCGGAACCGACCTTACCCTGGCGGTTACCGAGGTACGGGAGGCTCTGACGGCTGTTGAGGGGCAGTTCCCCGAAGGAACGGAGCGACCCCAGCTTTTCCGGTTCAGCGCCAACCAACTGCCCTCTCTGCGGTTGAATTTATACACAAAAACACCGGGTATAAATATCCGAAGTCTTGCCGAGGATGCAATTGTTCCTCAATTGGAACGGATTCCCGGGGTAGCTCAGGTCTCGTTATTCGGTGGAAAAGAAGAAGCCGTTTTGGTGGAATTGGATTTGGATAGTCTGAATAAGCTCGCAATTCCGGTGACCCAGGTAATGCAGGTGTTCCAGGGAGAAAACGTCAGTCTGCCCGGAGGTACGATTCGCCTGGATGATCAGACCATCATCCTCCGTACCACCGGGGAGTTTCTATCCCTGAATGATATCGGTAATGTGCTGGTGGGCACCGCCGGAAATAGTCCCGTCTTCCTCAGCGACATTGCATCCATCACCCTGGGATATAAACCCCAGGAAGAGTACCTCAATACCGGGGGCTACGAAGGGCTTCGTCTTAATATCCAGAAACAATCGGGCTACAACACGGTTCAGGTGAACGAGGCGGTGCTGGAAAAGCTGGATGATCTCAAGAAAAATCTACCGCCCTCTATTGAAATAGAGATTCAGGAAGATCAGGCAGTTCAGGTACGGGCAAGTATCGGGGGTGTAGCCGATTCTGCTTGGCAAGGAGGGCTTTTAGCGATCCTGGTACTGCTGTTTTTCCTGCGGAATATCCGGTCCACCATCATCATTTCCATGGTGATTCCGGTATCCGTAATTGCTACCTTTTCCCTGATTGACTTCGGCGGTATGACCCTGAACATTACAAGCCTGCTGGGAATAACCCTAGCCATCGGTATGTTTGTTGATAACGCTATTGTCGTCCTTGAATCGATCTACCGGAAACAGCTTCAGGGATTATCTCCCCATGATGCTGCCATTGAAGGCGCCGAGGAGGTTAGCCAGGCTATTACGGCATCCACCCTCACATCCATGGCGGTATTCCTGCCGATGTTATTTGTGGAGGGATTAGCCGGCGCTCTGTTCCAGGACCTCTCCTTGACGATCAGCTTCAGTCTTGCGGTTTCCCTAATTGCAGCCTTGGGGATGATTCCGGTCCTCTGCAGCCGCTTTCTCCATGTGGGCAAGGTAAGCCTGACTCAGCGGCAGAAAGCCGAAGGCGAACATCATGAGCTGTCCCTGGCGGATGTGGAGGTTATCAGTAAGAACAGGATTATTACTGCCCTCAGCGGCACCATTCAGAAGATCCTTCAATGGCTGGATGCGGGATATGAACGGCTCATTTCCACAGCAATCCGTAACCCCGGATGGGTCTTCGGTAGCGCCCTGGTGCTCCTTGGGTTGAGCCTGGGCTCCATCTTCCTACTGGGAATGGAATTCTTACCCGAGGCCGATGAGGGGTCATTCCAGGTAACCATTGAAACCCGGGTGGGATCTCCCCATGATTTTACCGCCGGGAAGGTCGCATCCATTGAACAGATTATTCGTGCTGAAGCCGGAGAGTACATCGAGACCATGGCAAGCCGAGTCGGTGAAGGCGGCAGCCATTTCGGGGCCATCTCCGTTAAGCTCCTCGACAAGGATAAGCGTCCGGTGGATATTTGGGAGCTCACCAATGCTATTAACCGGCGGGTGAGCGAGGAAGTAATGGACATAAAACACAGCATCGAGATCCTCGGCATGGCATCCCTGGCAGGAATGGCCAGCGGAACCGGGAATACCCCCATTGCTATGGAGCTTTCCGGGGATTCCATCGATGCGATGTACGATTATGGCTCGCGTATCGTGGGGGCTATGGAGAAAATTCCGGGGATCCGCAGTCCCCGGCTGGACTACAGCCTGGGAAAACCGGAACTACAGTTTAAAATTCGACGCCGCGAAGCGGTAAGCCTCGGACTGAATCCTTTGCAGATCGCCGGTACCATCCGAACTGCCTACAACGGCTATACGGCCACCACCTTTACGGCCGACGGCCAGGACTACGATGTGCTGCTATTACTCCGCGAGGCGGACCGCAACGATGTTGAACGCATTCGTGAGATTACCTTTTACAACCAGGCTGGATCCGCCATCCCCCTAGAAAATGTAGTAGAACTGGTTGAAGACCAGGGACCTGTGTCTATTCAGCGGAAGGACCGGGTACGGGTTATTTCCGCCGTGGCCGGAACCACGGGGGAACGGCCCCTCAATCGGATCACCGAGGATGTTGAACAAGCCATCGCCGATCTCGGTCCGCCGCCAGTGGGGGTTAGTTTAAGCATCGAAGGGGCCAGCGCGGAAATGACCAGCAGCTTCGAGAGCCTCTTTTTCGCCCTGATTCTTGCCGTCATGCTGGTTTACATGGTTATGGCAAGCCAGTTTGAAAGCCTTGTTAAGCCCATAATCGTAATGTTCAGCGTTCCCTTCGCCATCATCGGCCTAACGGCAGCCCTGCTTATTACCAACACCACCTTCAATATTCTGTCCTTTACCGGGGCCATTCTGCTGGTGGGGATTGTGGTAAACAACGCCATCGTGCTGTTGGACTACATGTCGGTTCTTCAGCAGCGGGGGGTACCCCTGGAGCAGGCTATTATCCAGGGGGGAAGAACCCGTTTGAAGCCCATTCTCATGACCACGACCACCACCATTCTCGGACTCTTTCCCATGTCCCTGGGATTCGGCATCGGCTCTGAGCTCAGGGCTCCCATGGCACGCGCCGTGGTGGGAGGGCTGACCACCTCTACCCTCATTACCCTGGTGCTCATTCCGACCATCTACTGGCTCGTGGAAGCCAGAATTAAGCCCTGGATCCGCAGGCATTCGAATCACCCTATCCAAGAAGGAGACAATCCATGA
- a CDS encoding efflux RND transporter periplasmic adaptor subunit — MKRSLRIGAISLIPLAFIGLVIFQLVQNRDPEIQFRPTPVLTGFPEVMDLQESLQYSGNLKPERTTNIIPKISGRILDIPVNEGAVVQRGQLLVQQEDDVVRLQAAQARSAWLAAQAQYEKAQQGARPEEIASARASVQQARSNLQNARTNLERTANLFEAGAISRSAYEDAQTRFSSAQTEVENAQRSLQLLEEGVRSEDLASALANAEAAERQYELAELQRSYSQIHSPVTGRIVSIHVEEGNLVGPQSPVMTIISDDVIFATLNLPERLYGRVALSDSAISVAVKPIAYPQEPPFQGTISRIGTILNPATRTFEVEIAVDNQSELLRPGMYVNARLTLDTIPDALVVPDSAVLQRETRYLVFSVEEQDDGSWNARMHPVVPGISSNGYTQILEGITPEDRIIIEGNSFLEDGQEVSLIQEGNS; from the coding sequence ATGAAAAGATCATTACGTATCGGTGCTATCTCCCTTATTCCCCTGGCCTTCATAGGTCTGGTGATTTTCCAACTCGTCCAGAACAGAGATCCGGAAATCCAGTTCCGGCCGACCCCCGTCCTGACCGGTTTTCCGGAGGTAATGGATCTTCAGGAAAGCCTTCAGTACTCGGGTAACCTGAAGCCGGAACGTACCACCAACATTATCCCCAAAATTTCCGGCAGGATTCTTGATATTCCGGTAAACGAGGGTGCTGTCGTGCAGCGAGGGCAGCTCTTGGTACAGCAGGAAGATGATGTTGTTCGGCTCCAGGCTGCCCAGGCACGGTCAGCCTGGTTGGCGGCTCAGGCCCAGTACGAGAAGGCCCAGCAAGGAGCCCGTCCCGAAGAAATCGCGTCCGCCCGGGCCAGCGTTCAACAAGCCCGGTCAAATCTCCAAAACGCGAGAACCAACCTCGAACGTACCGCCAACCTCTTCGAGGCCGGAGCCATATCCCGGTCAGCCTATGAAGATGCACAAACACGGTTCTCCTCGGCACAAACCGAGGTTGAAAACGCCCAGCGCAGCCTGCAGCTGCTCGAAGAGGGGGTACGCAGTGAGGATCTGGCCTCGGCACTTGCCAATGCTGAAGCCGCTGAGCGGCAATACGAACTCGCCGAGCTACAACGGTCCTATTCCCAGATACACAGTCCGGTAACCGGGCGTATTGTGTCCATTCATGTGGAAGAGGGGAACCTGGTAGGACCCCAATCACCTGTCATGACCATAATCAGCGATGATGTCATATTCGCCACTCTAAACCTTCCGGAACGACTCTACGGCAGGGTTGCCCTATCGGATTCGGCTATTTCGGTTGCGGTAAAGCCCATTGCCTATCCCCAGGAACCTCCCTTCCAGGGAACGATAAGCCGCATAGGAACCATCCTGAATCCCGCCACCCGTACCTTTGAGGTAGAGATTGCCGTTGACAACCAGTCGGAGCTGTTGAGGCCCGGAATGTATGTAAATGCGCGGCTAACATTGGATACCATACCAGATGCCTTGGTTGTACCGGACTCAGCGGTGTTACAACGGGAAACCCGTTACCTTGTCTTCTCCGTGGAGGAACAAGATGACGGCTCCTGGAATGCCCGGATGCATCCCGTGGTTCCGGGGATCTCCAGCAACGGGTATACCCAGATTCTGGAAGGAATTACACCGGAAGATAGAATAATTATCGAAGGGAATTCTTTCTTGGAAGACGGCCAGGAGGTCTCCCTGATTCAGGAGGGGAATTCGTGA
- a CDS encoding TetR/AcrR family transcriptional regulator: MARHQDDEKRTRILQSAIQAFGEKGFTTTTMKDIAEQADIAPGSIYTYFRDKEVLFISAVDTVWKQFHQGLAAILKEQETFSSQLDAMLDYGFDLLKELHPLVRGMYQEANRLNLFHKNLVKLAKQLSFFFERADEDKYTLSRFDKRNRMYLLKVWISGMLFTLSSLPFERIDGEIERQKSVIRKALLVHTP, translated from the coding sequence ATGGCTCGCCACCAGGATGACGAAAAGAGGACAAGAATCCTTCAATCGGCTATACAAGCCTTCGGTGAAAAGGGTTTTACCACCACCACCATGAAAGATATCGCCGAACAGGCTGATATTGCGCCGGGGTCGATATACACCTACTTTCGGGACAAAGAGGTACTCTTCATTTCTGCGGTAGATACCGTTTGGAAGCAATTTCACCAGGGGTTGGCCGCTATTCTTAAGGAACAGGAAACCTTTTCCAGCCAACTAGATGCCATGTTGGACTACGGCTTTGATCTGCTGAAAGAACTGCACCCCTTGGTCCGGGGAATGTACCAGGAAGCGAACCGTTTGAATCTCTTCCACAAAAACCTGGTCAAACTTGCCAAACAGCTGTCCTTCTTTTTTGAACGGGCAGATGAGGATAAATACACCCTATCCCGGTTCGATAAACGTAACCGGATGTATCTCCTGAAGGTTTGGATATCGGGCATGTTATTCACCCTATCCTCCCTCCCCTTCGAGCGTATTGATGGGGAGATTGAACGGCAGAAGAGCGTTATCAGAAAGGCATTATTGGTTCACACCCCATGA
- a CDS encoding NAD+ synthase → MNNLKIAIGQINPKIADFEGNTQQIIAQSKLASEKGADLIVFPELCLCGYPPMDLLDHPGFVSENLRYLRVLQSQLPETMGVIVGYVDTATELAGKSLQNVCALIHQGRIIHRQAKTLLPTYDVFDEARYFAPANRWQPVEFKDCRIGIAICEDMWWESEPNVLTRYPIDPVKHLLDNGAQLIVVPSASPFYAEKTRIRLSLMERIGRGSGVPVVYVNTVGANDSLIFDGNSLATDGTGRLIHQSPGFAWDVSIVEPFRQNQPQELRVDRYEEIAQALRLGISDYLKKTGFSRVHLGLSGGIDSALVLTLAVQALGPERVSAFLLPSQYSSQGSIDDSLELARRLGIETATIPIQPVYSSVTQALEPHFQGREPDLAEENIQARIRGLLLMGYSNKFGSLVLTTGNKSELAVGYCTLYGDMAGSLAVIGDLFKTEVYQLCRHLNRDIEIIPEAIITKAPSAELRPDQRDQDSLPAYEILDEILKGFIIEHRTRTELIAQGLPEEAVDQVLKLLAASEYKRRQAPPVLKVSPRAFGAGRRIPIARSFYELRSQD, encoded by the coding sequence ATGAACAACCTAAAGATTGCCATCGGACAAATCAATCCAAAAATTGCCGACTTTGAAGGCAACACTCAGCAGATAATCGCTCAATCAAAACTCGCATCAGAGAAGGGTGCAGATTTGATTGTTTTTCCCGAACTCTGCCTATGTGGATACCCGCCCATGGATCTTTTGGATCATCCCGGGTTTGTGTCGGAGAATCTTCGGTATCTTCGTGTTCTCCAATCGCAGCTTCCCGAAACCATGGGGGTAATCGTGGGCTATGTTGACACAGCCACCGAACTTGCTGGGAAGTCATTACAAAACGTTTGCGCCCTGATTCACCAGGGCAGAATAATTCACCGCCAGGCAAAAACCCTTCTCCCAACCTACGATGTATTCGATGAAGCTCGATATTTCGCGCCGGCAAATCGATGGCAACCGGTGGAATTCAAGGATTGCAGAATCGGCATTGCCATCTGCGAGGATATGTGGTGGGAATCCGAGCCGAATGTTCTTACCCGGTATCCCATCGATCCGGTCAAGCACCTTCTGGATAATGGCGCACAGCTCATCGTCGTACCTTCGGCATCCCCGTTTTATGCGGAAAAAACCCGGATTCGGTTATCCCTCATGGAACGGATCGGGCGAGGATCCGGTGTTCCGGTGGTGTATGTTAACACCGTGGGTGCAAACGATAGTCTTATCTTTGACGGCAATTCCCTGGCTACCGACGGGACGGGACGACTCATTCACCAAAGCCCGGGGTTTGCATGGGACGTTTCTATTGTTGAACCCTTCCGCCAGAATCAACCCCAGGAGCTCCGGGTGGACCGATACGAGGAAATCGCCCAGGCCCTTCGATTAGGCATATCCGATTATCTAAAGAAGACCGGTTTTTCCCGGGTTCACCTTGGCCTTTCCGGCGGAATCGATTCAGCTTTGGTGCTTACCCTGGCAGTTCAAGCCCTCGGACCTGAACGGGTTTCGGCCTTCCTGCTGCCAAGCCAGTACAGCTCCCAGGGAAGTATTGATGATTCCCTGGAACTCGCCCGGCGTCTGGGAATAGAAACGGCAACTATCCCGATTCAGCCGGTGTATTCCAGTGTTACTCAGGCCCTGGAGCCTCATTTTCAGGGGCGGGAACCCGATCTTGCCGAGGAAAATATCCAGGCGAGAATCCGCGGTCTGCTTCTCATGGGCTACTCCAATAAGTTCGGCTCCCTGGTATTAACCACCGGGAACAAGTCAGAGTTGGCCGTGGGGTATTGCACCCTCTATGGAGATATGGCCGGTAGTCTGGCGGTCATCGGAGATCTTTTTAAGACCGAGGTGTACCAGCTCTGCCGCCATCTTAACAGGGACATTGAAATCATCCCCGAAGCAATTATAACCAAAGCCCCTTCCGCGGAACTGCGACCGGATCAACGGGATCAGGACAGCCTGCCGGCATACGAAATTCTTGATGAGATTCTCAAGGGATTCATCATCGAACACCGGACCAGGACTGAACTCATTGCCCAGGGACTCCCCGAGGAGGCGGTTGACCAGGTTCTGAAGCTCCTGGCTGCATCGGAGTATAAACGCCGACAGGCGCCGCCGGTTCTAAAAGTAAGTCCCCGAGCCTTCGGAGCCGGCCGGCGGATTCCCATCGCGCGGAGTTTTTATGAGCTTCGAAGTCAGGATTAA